One part of the Gossypium raimondii isolate GPD5lz chromosome 1, ASM2569854v1, whole genome shotgun sequence genome encodes these proteins:
- the LOC105786904 gene encoding uncharacterized protein LOC105786904 — MSYADLKQWDVKYQVGEHVFPKVSQRKIVLRFGHKGKLSLRFIDPDEVVEIIGHIAYRLKLSCKLDQIYDVFHVSKQRKYCSDEVEVRPYLTYKEDPVKIVAREVKVLRNNKIPLLKVLW; from the coding sequence ATGTCTTATGCTGACTTGAAACAATGGGACGTTAAGTACCAAGTGGGCGAGCATGTGTTTCCTAAAGTATCACAGCGGAAGATAGTCTTAAGGTTTGGGCATAAAGGAAAGCTAAGCCTAAGGTTTATTGATCCCGACGAAGTGGTGGAAATTATTGGTCATATAGCTTATCGACTCAAGTTGTCTTGTAAACTTGATCAAATTTatgatgtgtttcatgtatccAAGCAAAGGAAGTATTGCTCAGATGAAGTTGAAGTGCGACCATATTTGACTTACAAGGAAGATCCAGTAAAGATTGTGGCTCGCGAAGTGAAAGTTTTACGAAACAATAAGATCCCTTTGCTCAAGGTGTTATGGTGA